A single region of the Podospora pseudopauciseta strain CBS 411.78 chromosome 1, whole genome shotgun sequence genome encodes:
- the LCL3_1 gene encoding putative endonuclease lcl3 (EggNog:ENOG503NXHK; COG:C), which yields MCFHKRILFACSHYAWLTTPEATIPCEVERRFLRGGMPESDNDNEHETMSETGGGFDKQNLLPEEGCNQMWSHGFHTVKVGEDCRSCVYKRRRKESMIGEVKEVIKSLRVNLERITTGAELGQEIGDEENNSFDEEDDWGLTVRSKNSDSTRNSAGTTGLELTSSPGGSSETTDTGDTSLSLDGERDHGLVKEPLLGSDDGDDDDGESEHERMEEAIMKRRDQMRKSELFVDGMEIASAIPGNLRREWRERWRETGSCGYEHDYNRKLMTGRREPLLPMLVSIRRRRQTLLELGFTAR from the exons ATGTGCTTCCACAAACGCATCCTCTTCGCCTGCAGCCACTACGCCTGGCTCACTACGCCCGAAGCGACGATTCCTTGCGAGGTCGAGAGGAGGTTTCTAAGGGGTGGGATGCCCGAGTCTGATAATGATAACGAGCATGAGACTATGAGTGAGACTGGAGGTGGTTTTGACAAGCAAAATCTGctgccggaggaggggtgTAATCAAATGTGGTCTCATGGGTTTCACACCGTcaaggttggggaggattgCAGAAGTTGTGTGTACAAACGAAGGAGGAAGGAGTCGATGATCGGGGAGGTGAAAGAGGTTATCAAGAGCTTGAGGGTGAACTTGGAGAGGATAACGACGGGTGCGGAGCTGGGGCAGGAAattggtgatgaggagaacAACAGTtttgacgaggaagatgattGGGGTTTGACTGTGAGAAGTAAAAATTCTGACTCGACGAGGAATTCAGCCGGGACGACGGGGTTGGAGTTGACGTCTTCGCCTGGGGGGTCGAGTGAGACTACAGATACGGGTGATACTTCACTGTCACTAGATGGTGAGAGGGATCATGGGTTGGTGAAAGAGCCTCTGCTGGGAAGTGAtgacggtgatgatgatgatggtgagagTGAGCACGAAAGGATGGAAGAG GCAATTATGAAGAGAAGGGACCAGATGAGAAAGAGTGAGCTATTTGTTGACGGGATGGAGATTGCGTCGGCAATACCAGGAAATCTGAGGAGAGagtggagagagaggtggCGCGAGACGGGTAGTTGTGGGTATGAGCATGATTACAATAGGAAGTTGATgacagggaggagggagccgCTTTTGCCCATGTTGGTTTCTATTCGACGACGGCGGCAGACATTGTTGGAACTGGGTTTTACAGCTCGGTAA
- the LCL3_2 gene encoding putative endonuclease lcl3 (EggNog:ENOG503NXHK; COG:C; BUSCO:EOG092644K0), giving the protein MPWSLGSSSAPSGDKDDIKSKLSSWTKPIRDHLSEGGNWIAPVIAAGATVGFWSFYKTYLRRIPNSAHVSPRYFHRRSLFGKVTSVGDGDGFHLYHTPGGRLAGWGWLRTVPKLKKELKGQTIPIRIAGVDAPEGGHFGRTAQPFAAEAQKFLNSHILNRRVRAYVWRRDQYDRIVATVYVRRPPFFQRKDVSMELLKQGFATTYEAKTGAEFGGLSKEIEYKVAEEVARQKGKGMWSLEKGGGFFHPSKKAQAIESPMAYKRRVKLAEKQQRNLDP; this is encoded by the exons ATGCCATGGAGTCTAGGGTCCTCTTCGGCGCCGTCAGGCGACAAAGACGACATTAAATCAAAACTATCCTCGTGGACCAAACCTATACGCGATCACCTCAGCGAAGGCGGCAACTGGATCGCACCTGTCATCGCCGCTGGCGCGACTGTGGGATTTTGGAGCTTCTACAAGACCTACCTCCGGCGCATCCCCAACAGCGCCCATGTTTCCCCGCGATACTTTCACCGACGGAGCTTGTTTGGCAAGGTAACTAgtgttggggatggtgatggattCCACTTGTATCATACACCAGGTGGGCGtttggctggctggggcTGGCTGAGGACGGTGCcgaagctgaagaaggaATTGAAGGGGCAGACG ATCCCCATCCGCATCGCCGGCGTCGACGCCCCCGAAGGCGGTCACTTTGGCCGAACCGCTCAGCCCTTTGCTGCCGAAGCACAAAAGTTTCTGAACAGCCACATCCTCAACCGCCGAGTCCGCGCCTATGTTTGGAGACGCGACCAATATGACAGAATCGTGGCCACCGTTTATGTCCGACGGCCGCCATTCTTTCAACGAAAAGACGTCTCGATGGAGCTGCTCAAGCAGGGATTCGCAACTACGTACGAGGCCAAGACGGGCGCTGAGTTTGGCGGGTTGTCCAAGGAGATCGAATACAAAGTTGCCGAGGAGGTGGCAAGACAGAAAGGAAAGGGGATGTGGTCCCTGGAGAAGGGAGGCGGGTTTTTCCACCCGAGCAAAAAAGCCCAGGCGATTGAGAGCCCGATGGCATACAAGAGGCGAGTGAAGCTAGCGGAGAAGCAGCAACGCAATTTGGATCCGTGA
- a CDS encoding hypothetical protein (COG:S; BUSCO:EOG092605VU; EggNog:ENOG503NU2I): protein MRLPSRRHHAAPRRMTTTSAFLLLALSSLSSAITFTPAPAANLDFSKLGRVALAGDFSGISLYEFEGQNERPYSTNGSEQLLARMPNGAFAPVANTDATIRTMCAFEVGGRTVVMVGGNFTSIGAVDSEVQQSPGMALFDPATAEITPLPGLSGQVNAVLCDQQANIVYVGGSFVGANSTNAIAWQGESQTWTNLPFAGFNGPVASISKASNGNIIFGGSFTGLGNASAPSTPDGQVINLSTASISSGSSTSTQGFSDPRNIICKTGGDDGAGSTWLLQDGTPGFWSAKFGFGFQPTKLRLYNTRQDGRGTQTWRFTALPINGIMNFTYIDPATQTNKSCTSECPLSNNPDLKFQDFHFVNVIGMNEFRIDISRFYGSGGGLNGIELFADDIYSYAINDFNEPACAGGEFPSEATITGPWTATPSQQSTSEYLTARLTGPITNTSASVVFTPDIRESGHYSLNLYTPGCLQDNTCSTRGRVKLTGQMTADSTKSEPIDLDLYQTNNYDKYDQIYFGAVDASSGSFRPRVTMTPLAGQSLDEMTFVAQRIGFTLINSTGGLNGLYEYTPGRAVNASDFMSSAFNRLGASFRTGSVVNALATSGDTTYIAGNFSAGNVRNIVALQGNDANPRQLGGTLNGEVESLFLNGTNLFVGGSFNGTVSGSSTGLSNVAVYDTSSRTWRPLGAGVNGIVQHVVGMTMNITSSTPELVVAVNGDFDQLRAFGNSPAVEVEGFGIWVPSQGNWLQNLDLPVELIEGIMSASILNVDSETSLYAGSLVSRALGASGAAILGEDLSRFPVKIRPTPTASSTSALSKRDDALADKGLSGIVTGVFDSSNSRNLTILGGHFTATDSDGSEIHNLAIIDGADGDKVSGFGQEIAQNSTFVALAVHGDTLFAGGKVRGNVNGVNVSGLVTYNLASKSFNTQPQALSGDNGTVSAIAVRGTTGDVYVGGSFRSAGSLGCNGVCFYSTASSQWIQPGQNMAGAVHSLMWISDNILLAGGNLTVNNTVSTFLATYNTETQTWDNYPGASNLPGPVSALTKGNNEGTHIWATGINTNGAVYLAKSDGTTWRFADESLEAGTDIRGLQIFSLTSSHDNTDLIDSSEALMLTGSIVLPGFGTASAVLFDGQDFRPYALTSNRGNTAGTISRIFTEHSNFFDKGGSPLPLVFVVLIGLGISLALMLLIVVAGLLLDRLRKKREGYVPAPTSMYDRGSGIQRIPPHELLENLSKGRSGAPQV from the coding sequence ATGCGGTTACCATCACGGCGGCACCATGCCGCGCCACGACGAATGACCACGACTTCGGCCTTTTTACTTCTCGCCTTGTCGTCATTGTCGAGCGCCATCACATTCACCCCAGCTCCTGCGGCAAACCTCGACTTCTCCAAACTCGGCCGAGTAGCTCTGGCTGGTGACTTCTCGGGGATTTCGCTCTACGAATTCGAGGGGCAGAATGAGAGGCCATACAGCACCAATGGCAGCGAACAGCTCCTCGCGAGGATGCCCAATGGCGCCTTCGCCCCAGTCGCCAACACCGACGCGACGATCCGAACAATGTGCGCCTTCGAGGTCGGCGGACGTACTGTTGTGATGGTTGGCGGGAATTTCACGAGCATTGGAGCGGTTGACTCCGAGGTTCAGCAGTCGCCTGGCATGGCACTTTTCGACCCAGCGACAGCCGAGATTACGCCCTTACCGGGGCTCTCTGGCCAGGTCAATGCAGTGCTGTGCGATCAGCAAGCAAATATTGTGTATGTCGGTGGAAGCTTTGTGGGTGCGAACTCAACCAATGCGATTGCTTGGCAAGGAGAATCACAAACATGGACGAATCTCCCATTTGCGGGGTTTAATGGACCGGTAGCGTCGATAAGCAAGGCGTCCAACGGAAACATCATCTTCGGCGGCAGTTTCACGGGTCTGGGAAATGCGAGTGCTCCAAGCACGCCAGATGGCCAAGTCATCAACCTGTCGACAGCAAGCATTAGCAGCGGTTCTTCGACTTCTACCCAGGGTTTCAGTGATCCGAGGAATATCATTTGCAAGACTGGCGGAGATGACGGCGCAGGAAGCACCTGGTTGCTCCAGGACGGCACCCCGGGCTTCTGGTCCGCCAAGTTCGGATTCGGATTCCAGCCCACCAAATTACGCCTTTACAACACTCGCCAGGATGGCAGGGGAACACAGACATGGCGGTTCACGGCTCTGCCCATAAACGGGATTATGAACTTCACCTATATCGACCCAGCCACCCAGACAAATAAGAGCTGCACGAGCGAATGCCcactcagcaacaacccGGATCTCAAATTTCAAGATTTCCACTTTGTCAACGTCATTGGCATGAACGAGTTCCGCATCGACATTTCGAGGTTCTACGGCAGCGGTGGGGGTTTGAACGGGATTGAACTGTTCGCGGACGATATCTACTCGTATGCCATCAACGATTTCAACGAGCCAGCATGCGCAGGCGGCGAATTCCCATCGGAAGCGACTATCACTGGACCTTGGACAGCTACGCCTTCTCAACAAAGCACCTCTGAATATCTTACTGCCCGCCTTACTGGACCTATTACTAATACTTCGGCGTCTGTGGTGTTCACTCCGGATATTCGGGAATCCGGCCACTACTCGCTCAACCTTTACACCCCTGGTTGTTTGCAGGACAACACGTGCTCTACCCGTGGCCGTGTCAAGCTTACCGGACAGATGACAGCTGATAGCACCAAGAGTGAGCCAATCGACCTAGATCTCTACCAGACCAACAACTATGACAAGTACGACCAGATTTACTTCGGCGCCGTCGATGCTAGCTCAGGTAGCTTCCGCCCCCGTGTCACCATGACCCCTCTTGCCGGACAGTCCTTGGACGAGATGACGTTTGTCGCACAGCGCATTGGCTTCACCTTGATTAATAGCACAGGTGGTCTGAATGGGCTGTACGAGTACACGCCTGGCAGAGCAGTCAATGCGAGCGATTTCATGAGCTCTGCTTTCAACCGCTTGGGAGCTAGTTTCAGGACCGGCTCCGTCGTTAACGCTCTTGCGACGTCAGGTGACACCACCTATATTGCTGGCAACTTTAGCGCCGGCAATGTTCGAAACATCGTTGCACTGCAGGGCAACGACGCCAACCCCAGACAGCTCGGTGGCACTCTGAATGGCGAGGTCGAGTCGTTGTTTCTTAACGGGACCAACCTCTTTGTGGGTGGCAGTTTTAACGGCACTGTCAGCGGCTCCTCAACTGGGCTAAGCAATGTTGCGGTTTACGATACCTCGAGCCGCACCTGGCGTCCCCTGGGCGCTGGCGTCAACGGAATTGTCCAGCACGTGGTTGGTATGACCATGAACATCACCAGCTCGACACCTGAACTTGTGGTTGCCGTCAATGGAGATTTCGATCAGCTGCGGGCTTTTGGCAACAGTCCGgctgttgaggtggaggggtttggCATCTGGGTTCCCTCTCAAGGGAATTGGTTGCAGAACTTGGACCTGCCGGTTGAGTTGATTGAAGGAATAATGTCAGCCTCGATTCTCAATGTTGACAGCGAAACCTCCCTCTATGCCGGCTCGCTTGTCTCCAGGGCTCTTGGCGCCTCGGGAGCCGCGATCCTGGGCGAGGATCTCAGCCGCTTCCCTGTCAAGATCCGTCCTACTCCAACTGCCTCCAGCACCAGTGCTCTGTCGAAGCGAGATGATGCCCTGGCGGATAAGGGTCTGTCGGGCATCGTCACTGGCGTTTTCGACTCTAGCAACAGCAGAAACCTCACCATTCTGGGCGGGCACTTTACTGCTACAGATAGCGACGGTTCCGAAATCCACAATCTCGCCATTATTGATGGCGCTGATGGTGATAAGGTCTCTGGCTTCGGTCAAGAAATCGCCCAGAACTCGACATTTGTCGCCTTGGCTGTGCACGGAGATACTCTATTTGCTGGTGGCAAAGTGAGGGGCAATGTGAACGGTGTCAATGTCAGCGGGCTTGTCACCTACAACCTCGCCAGCAAGTCCTtcaacacccaaccccaagcctTGTCTGGCGATAATGGCACAGTTTCTGCTATTGCCGTGCGTGGTACCACTGGCGATGTGTACGTCGGAGGATCCTTCAGATCGGCTGGCTCTTTGGGCTGCAACGGTGTCTGCTTCTATAGCACCGCTTCGTCTCAGTGGATTCAGCCTGGTCAGAACATGGCCGGTGCTGTTCACTCGCTGATGTGGATTTCCGACAACATCTTGCTTGCTGGCGGCAACCTCACAGTCAACAACACCGTCTCGACTTTCCTTGCCACCTACAACACCGAAACCCAAACCTGGGACAACTATCCCGGCGCCAGCAACCTTCCTGGCCCAGTCTCTGCCCTCACCAAGGGCAACAATGAGGGCACTCACATCTGGGCTACTGGCATCAATACCAATGGCGCAGTCTACCTGGCCAAGTCGGATGGTACCACCTGGCGCTTCGCCGACGAGTCTCTCGAGGCTGGCACAGATATCCGTGGTCTCCAAATCTTTTCTCTCACCTCTTCTCACGACAACACTGACCTGATCGATTCCAGCGAGGCTCTGATGCTTACTGGTTCTATCGTCCTTCCCGGCTTCGGCACAGCATCCGCCGTCCTTTTCGACGGTCAAGATTTCAGGCCATATGCCCTCACCAGCAACCGCGGCAACACTGCCGGTACCATTTCCCGCATCTTCACTGAGCACAGCAACTTCTTTGACAAGGGCGGTTCACCACTGCCGCTTGTCTTTGTCGTGCTCATCGGCTTGGGCATCTCCCTGGCGTTGATGCTGTTGATTGTTGTGGCTGGCTTGCTTCTTGATAGGCTACGCAAGAAGCGCGAGGGGTATGTTCCTGCTCCAACATCCATGTATGACCGTGGGAGCGGCATTCAAAGGATACCGCCTCATGAGCTGTTGGAGAACTTGAGCAAGGGCCGGTCAGGGGCTCCTCAGGTTTAG
- a CDS encoding hypothetical protein (COG:S; EggNog:ENOG503P6RV): MTMTIDTHNQHRFGSLNFDHMSSYSSHPHFTNPWVSTSASAGPGPQGGSQSLYVSSQDSTSLPHLNLNGLSKHQHSNRPSGSTSMAPYAPLPVSASSAGDVYSRQHDMMPMSQDLLSINRLQHPTTSAAPYDTSAYTTSASPVTASYATSPTAYDQLGYAPAPIRGTYAALAPEDSSRRYSQQSVASSLMSLHSSGGPEGQYQHTSESDYDFRGLQPDDRRSFQDALEASHGMMSLSQDTPRNIYDVRARQRGSTESYGFPSTHSATSSVSSTGFSPYYGGSVDGSVSDYSTTGSDIESLSGRTLPRPQGLMSSQPPAPQSMMGSFSSKVSSSTQKKHKCKVCDKRFTRPSSLQTHMYSHTGEKPFQCEVEGCGRNFSVVSNLRRHRKVHKNQGEPQTPSETGSEDHQSDE; this comes from the exons ATGACTATGACCATAGACACACACAACCAACACCGCTTCGGATCCTTAAACTTCGACCACATGTCTTCCTACTCGAGCCACCCGCACTTCACCAACCCTTGGGTTTCGACGTCGGCCTCTGCTGGCCCCGGACCTCAGGGTGGGAGTCAGAGCCTCTACGTGAGCAGCCAGGACAGCACCAGCCTAcctcacctcaacctcaacggcCTCTCAAAACACCAACATTCCAACAGGCCCAGCGGCAGCACGTCGATGGCGCCATAtgccccccttcccgtcTCAGCGTCATCAGCCGGAGATGTCTACAGCAGACAACACGATATGATGCCCATGTCCCAAGATCTCCTCAGCATCAACCGGTTACAACACCCAACCACATCGGCTGCCCCTTACGACACCTCGGCCTACACAACATCGGCGTCTCCTGTCACGGCATCCTACgccacatcaccaacagcttATGATCAGCTTGGCTACGCGCCAGCGCCTATCAGGGGGACATATGCTGCGCTCGCGCCTGAAGACAGCTCCAGGAGGTACTCTCAGCAGTCAGTCGCTTCCAGCCTCATGAGCCTCCACTCGTCTGGCGGCCCAGAAGGCCAGTACCAGCATACTTCAGAATCTGACTATGATTTCAGGGGACTTCAACCGGACGACCGGAGAAGCTTTCAAGATGCCCTCGAGGCAAGCCATGGCATGATGTCTCTCAGCCAGGACACACCCCGCAACATCTACGATGTTCGTGCTCGGCAACGAGGGTCGACCGAGTCTTATGGgttcccatccacccactCAGCGACCTCGAGCGTGTCCTCGACCGGCTTCAGCCCTTACTATGGTGGTTCTGTGGACGGGTCGGTAAGCGACTACTCGACGACGGGTTCCGACATCGAGTCGCTGTCCGGGCGCACACTCCCAAGGCCCCAGGGTCTCATGTCGAGCCAGCCACCAGCGCCGCAGTCGATGATGGGATCATTCAGCTCCAAGGTCTCCTCCAGCACACAAAAGAAGCACAAGTGCAAGGTCTGTGACAAGCGATTCACGAGACCAAGTTCATTGCAAACGCACATGTACAGCCACACAGGAGAGAAGC CATTCCAatgtgaggttgagggatgCGGTCGCAACTTCTCCGTCGTCTCCAATCTTCGTCGGCATAGAAAGGTTCACAAGAACCAAGGAGAGCCCCAGACACCATCAGAAACTGGTTCCGAGGATCACCAATCAGACGAATAA
- the prp10 gene encoding U2 snRNP component prp10 (COG:A; EggNog:ENOG503NVKB; BUSCO:EOG092608T8) → MSDAEFDQIRKLQAERNAAAAAKKALMRPGIPTSTIEVPTAPTSYHTSLPAQDGDDDEDMADADSSRRLVGQYTATRAQIDEFARGNGVEEDDILAGRGEKSNRITDRETDYQKRRFDRVLTPTRADPFAANRQAAAAEDGMSYREIMESREIEREEERVRRAIEQKMKDGATEEHKPTLQIEEAGNKENGDAGSTEAAAAGRKRKKRWDVATTDAEAAPAAAEPKKRSRWDQAPSVPVLGADGTVVEAKKKSRWDQAPSATPVGNIGLATPMHPTQTAVLPPTAFGPDAGRYMPLSDEELDAMLPGPDDGYKILEPPPGYAPTRAPTHKLAVPPTPQTGFMMQDPESTRLSGQAVPREIPGVGDLQFFKPEDMAYFGKLTDGSNEDDLTVEELKERKIMRLLLKVKNGTPPMRKTALRQLTDNARNFGAGPLFNQILPLLMEKTLEDQERHLLVKVIDRILYKLDDMVRPYVHKILVVIEPLLIDQDYYARVEGREIISNLSKAAGLATMISVMRPDIDHVDEYVRNTTARAFAVVASALGIPALLPFLGAVCRSKKSWQARHTGVKIVQQIPILMGCAVLPHLKQLVDCIGPNLNDEQTKVRTVTSLAIAALAEASNPYGIESFDDILNPLWTGARKQRGKGLAGFLKAVGYIIPLMDEDYANYYTSQIMEILLREFASPDEEMKKVVLKVISQCAATDGVTAGYLKEHVLDDFFKSFWVRRMALDKRNYRQVVETTVDIGQKVGVSEILERIVVNLKDESEAYRKMTVETVEKIVASLGAADIGERLEERLVDGILHAFQEQSVEDIIMLNGFGSVVNALGTRCKPYLPQIVSTILWRLNNKSATVRQQAADLVSRIAMVMKQCGEDALMGKLGVVLYEYLGEEYPEVLGSILGALRSIVTVVGISQMQPPIKDLLPRLTPILRNRHEKVQENTIDLVGRIADRGPESVNAREWMRICFELLDMLKAHKKGIRRAANNTFGFIAKAIGPQDVLATLLNNLRVQERQSRVNTAVAIGIVAETCAPFTVLPALMNEYRVPELNVQNGVLKSLSFLFEYIGEMAKDYVYAVTPLLEDALIDRDQVHRQTAASVVKHIALGVVGLGCEDAMVHLLNLLYPNLFETSPHVIDRIVEAIEAVRMAVGPGLVLNYVWAGLFHPARKVRTPYWRLYNDAYVQAADAMVPYYPNLAEEGVDRGELAIVL, encoded by the exons ATGTCGGACGCGGAATTTGATCAGATTCGCAAGCTCCAGGCCGAGCGAAACGCGGCTGCCGCTGCGAAAAAAG CCTTAATGAGGCCTGGGATACCGACCTCTACGATCGAAGTGCCAACGGCGCCGACAA GCTatcacacctccctccccgctcaagatggtgatgacgatgaggacatGGCCGACGCCGATAGCTCGCGCCGCCTCGTCGGACAGTACACTGCTACCCGTGCCCAGATAGATGAGTTTGCGCGTGGAAATGgagtggaagaagacgacatTCTCGCTGGTCGTGGCGAGAAGAGCAACCGCATCACAGATCGCGAAACCGATTACCAGAAGCGTCGATTTGATCGCGTTCTGACCCCTACCCGCGCCGACCCCTTCGCCGCCAATCGCcaggctgccgctgctgaggATGGAATGAGCTATCGCGAGATTATGGAGAGTCGCGAGATTGAGCGTGAGGAGGAGCGCGTGCGCCGAGCTATCGAACAGAAGATGAAAGACGGTGCCACTGAAGAACATAAGCCTACACTCCAGATTGAGGAGGCCGGAAACAAGGAGAACGGTGATGCCGGTTCGACCGAGGCAGCAGCCGCTGGCCGCAAGCGCAAAAAGAGATGGGATGTTGCTACTACAGACGCCGAGGCTGCCCCAGCAGCCGCAGAGCCCAAGAAGCGCTCGCGCTGGGATCAGGCACCTTCTGTGCCCGTTCTTGGCGCTGATGGAACTGTAGTagaagcaaagaagaagTCAAGATGGGATCAAGCGCCGTCTGCCACCCCCGTTGGAAACATTGGTCTCGCCACTCCGATGCACCCTACACAAACTGCTGTTCTGCCCCCCACTGCGTTCGGCCCCGATGCCGGCCGGTACATGCCACTCAGCGATGAGGAGCTCGACGCTATGCTTCCTGGTCCTGACGATGGATACAAGATTCTCGAGCCTCCCCCGGGATATGCCCCTACCCGGGCGCCCACGCACAAGCTGGCAgtgccaccaacaccacagaCAGGCTTCATGATGCAGGATCCTGAGAGCACACGTCTCTCTGGGCAAGCAGTTCCAAGGGAAATCCCCGGTGTTGGTGATCTTCAGTTTTTCAAGCCTGAGGACATGGCGTACTTTGGCAAGCTCACAGACGGGTCCAATGAAGACGATCTGACTGTCGAAgagctgaaggagaggaagatcatgcgcctgttgttgaaggtgaagaaCGGTACTCCCCCGATGAGGAAGACTGCACTCAGGCAGCTTACAGATAATGCTCGAAACTTCGGTGCCGGACCCCTCTTCAACCAGATTCTCCCGCTACTCATGGAGAAGACCCTTGAGGACCAGGAACGCCATCTTCTTGTCAAGGTTATTGACCGTATCCTTTACAAGCTGGATGATATGGTTCGGCCCTATGTCCACAAGATCTTGGTGGTCATTGAGCCATTGCTCATTGACCAGGACTATTATGCACGAGTCGAAGGTCGCGAGATTATTTCTAACCTCAGCAAAGCCGCTGGTCTCGCGACCATGATCAGTGTCATGCGGCCCGATATCGATCACGTAGATGAATACGTACGAAACACAACTGCCAGAGCGTTTGCTGTGgtggcctcggccttgggTATTCCGGCCCTGCTGCCATTCCTGGGAGCCGTGTGCCGCAGCAAGAAGTCGTGGCAGGCGCGCCATACCGGTGTGAAGATTGTCCAGCAGATTCCCATCTTGATGGGCTGTGCAGTGTTGCCACACCTGAAGCAGCTCGTAGACTGCATTGgccccaacctcaacgaTGAGCAGACCAAGGTACGGACAGTCACCAGTTTGGCCATTGCTGCTCTTGCCGAAGCCTCCAACCCATATGGTATTGAGAGCTTCGATGATATCCTCAATCCCCTGTGGACGGGAGCTCGCAAGCAACGAGGCAAGGGCCTGGCGGGGTTCCTCAAGGCCGTCGGCtacatcatccccctcatgGACGAGGACTACGCAAACTACTACACAAGTCAGATTATGGAGATTCTCTTGCGAGAGTTTGCCTCGCCAgatgaggagatgaagaaggtCGTGCTCAAGGTCATCTCTCAGTGCGCCGCAACGGATGGTGTCACAGCTGGTTATCTCAAGGAACATGTGTTGGACGACTTCTTTAAGAGCTTCTGGGTACGGCGTATGGCTTTGGATAAGCGCAACTACCGTCAAGTGGTTGAGACCACGGTCGATATCGGCCAAAAGGTCGGTGTCAGTGAGATTCTCGAGAGAATCGTGGTCAACCTCAAGGACGAAAGCGAAGCCTACCGGAAAATGACTGTTGAGACAGTGGAAAAGATAGTAGCCTCTCTGGGTGCGGCAGACATTGGCGAGCGGTTGGAAGAGAGACTTGTCGATGGTATCCTGCACGCCTTCCAAGAGCAAAGCGTTGAAGACATCATCATGCTCAACGGTTTTGGCTCCGTGGTCAATGCTCTGGGCACTCGCTGCAAGCCATACCTCCCCCAGATCGTCAGCACAATTCTCTGGCGTCTCAACAACAAGTCTGCCACAGTTCGCCAGCAAGCTGCTGATCTTGTTTCCAGAATTGCCATGGTGATGAAGCAATGCGGCGAAGACGCTTTGATGGGCAAGCTCGGTGTTGTTCTTTACGAATACCTCGGTGAAGAATATCCTGAAGTTCTCGGCTCCATCCTTGGTGCTCTGAGGTCCATTGTGACTGTGGTGGGCATCAGCCAAATGCAGCCACCCATCAAGGACCTCTTGCCACGCCTCACACCCATCCTGCGCAACCGACATGAGAAAGTCCAGGAAAACACTATTGACCTGGTCGGCCGTATCGCCGACCGCGGACCGGAAAGTGTCAACGCTCGCGAGTGGATGAGAATCTGCTTTGAGCTGTTGGATATGCTCAAAGCCCACAAAAAAGGCATCCGTCGCGCGGCAAACAACACGTTCGGCTTCATCGCCAAAGCCATCGGCCCCCAGGATGTGTTGGCCACCCTTCTTAACAACCTCAGAGTGCAGGAGCGTCAGTCACGTGTCAATACCGCCGTTGCCATTGGTATCGTTGCCGAGACTTGCGCTCCTTTCACTGTCCTCCCCGCCTTGATGAACGAGTACCGGGTGCCGGAACTCAACGTTCAGAACGGTGTTCTCAAGTCGCTCTCTTTCCTCTTTGAGTATATCGGCGAAATGGCCAAGGACTATGTCTACGCTGTTACACCCCTCTTGGAGGATGCCCTCATCGACCGTGACCAAGTCCATCGGCAAACTGCCGCTTCAGTCGTCAAGCATATTGCGCTGGGCGTGGTAGGGTTGGGGTGTGAAGATGCCATGGTTCACTTGCTGAACTTGCTGTATCCAAATCTGTTTGAGACGAGCCCGCACGTCATTGACAGGATTGTCGAAGCGATTGAAgcggtgaggatggcggtggggCCGGGGTTGGTGCTGAATTATGTCTGGGCTGGGCTTTTCCATCCAgcgaggaaggtgaggaCGCCGTATTGGAGGTTGTATAATGATGCGTATGTGCAGGCTGCGGATGCGATGGTGCCGTATTATCCTAatttggcggaggagggggttgatagGGGGGAGTTGGCGATTGTTTTGTAA